A window of Festucalex cinctus isolate MCC-2025b chromosome 6, RoL_Fcin_1.0, whole genome shotgun sequence contains these coding sequences:
- the polq gene encoding DNA polymerase theta isoform X1 produces MSAPGPSLKRKCYMGQHKIKKKKSDEQAHGDSLLKTTDYLSGRGGTMGVALGESTLALDEEILHVMHTVHPGNNASDAQQKFHVSTDEEFHSIQENVLKQNDKKPSRRANCKELAQRLEFCEDFKESQQPAGCQKSIDSPTASACVRKYTTHHQGDETSTFEQKLSCNKDQKGLKNANARPSHDASGDYILFSPTHIAAAAKRSKLQQSPQNQSASVLTVPSGLEHCTLSDTLPQPGLALCVPDAQSDKLLLSSWGLPTPVLECYRKHRVTHMFDWQAQCLSLGQVLQGGNLVYSAPTSAGKTLVSELLMLKRVLETKRKALLILPFVSVAKEKMHYLQSVFEEAGVRVDGFMGSTSAAGGFTAVDVAVCTIEKANSLINRLIEEGNMDLLGMVVVDELHMVGDSGRGYLLELLLTKIRYVAQKRNTPGQIPCPDRSLSEVVQIVGMSATLPNLSLLADWLGAEFYQTDYRPVPLQEHLKVGCSIYDKSLSVVRQFTPALPIKGDDEHIVSLCYETVREGHSVLLFCPSKNWCEKLADSIAREFYNLKHTEREGDSEPQPVCLDQEGLVGVIAQLSRTPAGLDPILKRTVPWGVAFHHAGLTFDERDVLEGAFRQGMVRVLAATSTLSSGVNLPARRVIIRTPTFNGHLLDPLTYKQMAGRAGRKGVDTTGESVLVCKEAERQKGIGLLTGALQPIRSCLVKREGEGVTTSMLRAILEIIVGGVAKTPQDVRLYASCSLLAASMKSNSKEETKEESNKGAIEACVEWLMENEFISVQKDGQEEQYCPTQLGAATLSSSLSPTEALGIFADLQRAMKGFVLENDLHILYLITPLYAEWTTIDWYQFFCLWEQLSSSMKRVAELVGVQEGFLARSVGGKLVAKTEMQRRQMAIHKRFFTTLVLQDLVKEVPLGAVASKYNCNRGQLQSLQQSAAKYAGMVTVFCRRLGWGNMELLLSQYQIRLSFGVQRELVDLVRVSLLTATRARALYAQGLRTVAELARASVADVEKALRSIVPFKSSKRAVDESEMEAVERRNLRCVWVSGGRALTEQEAADAIVSEAKLLLQGDLAQLGIQWDPATLPSDAPAVRSPQEGQTDGVKGHQEEDTVQLKKADMTVIKAKVEKQNKKDLSAREKCSMTKGNNEQRKESKADEKESEDKLEKKAPRSKEMNILVPEGVSVRKETHQSNGPLRSMTQELAEIVSSPMLQLQQPPEPDLPLMPLPRLRAPSSRLKEDPIIHTKTSVIDDASRLVVSPMQPGKLKHSRILNKVLQSIQTDKKPQDSTRLMSHHLNAVEFVPGPAQDAPTTLPLDKQVDMSDSSRPALASLFTPETKRRREEDAEADFISSPDLYSGEDPNEEVQQELKQGEEMFGDSFELDTQTERIIVQTELENSDTNHGHVRDLNDVQEEAMAEAGVQQDNKDGSAGVEAPNSKRPLFNISLTDSQMELILDTSHQNSADNNDDNAAAVEDPNRSSSFLFDSLYVNSLSPHQADEDRSANEEQHSQQARGIHPRLSPQEKRRSELLANQEAEKHEAIQWGESSFNLSEWGDSLLVGEHFLERQEAGRLEGHVLPDEHLTPAQVEQQCLLPETSEERLSEECNKKEQEGEIISVPADDVISKQSLAPQITLYCSPGLQEIFDCWPSMSDQPVQNSPLGHMDNNKQIPPLYCQQAPRKSPPSLQNRRKCPKPINTNPESDSVQPQTSRESTEIGTLRAGCAGDLIPPTQETPSVTPRIKLTTTSIQSPVTLQPLSQSTPSGILPGKPPKCCTSVLTGAFSKSKNMTRESEQRTKGTSGSRHQSPTNPNRSPSLDCYEGFSLQLSQDASLSSSNCSAFSIIDVSSDKYLFDTFVKEWKTKERYSLALAYERVEHQLETEEEIGGKHKRAQQKLQGADGFPVRGSDGLLLIGLSVCWGARDAFYVSFQRKQNKGLSLSLAPPDLDEGLPVGERLEHVKALLSRPSAATVVTYDVIQVYKKLVLSCGISLEGKCEDPKVACWLMDPSTEARTLANMITVYCPEELPLLDGLGNAHAHCPRVRAATTSVLVYTVMNHLNTLLDKDGMLESFRSVEMPSQVCLALLELNGMGFSVDECERQKHVMQAKLAALECQAYELAGHNFSLTSVDDIAQILFLELHLPPNGDVGASKSKKTLGYTRRGGGRVRLGKQFSTTKDVLEKLRPLHPLPGVILEWRRITNALTKVVFPLQREKQYHATLAMDRIYPIAQTHTATGRVSFTEPNIQNVPKDFDIDMPTVVEESPPSQDGRYKSKHGKKKRSLATSVPNSEAANRGPSFSVSMRHAFVPFSGGMILAVDYSQLELRVLAHLSKDQRLLQVLNGGADVFRCIAAEWKSVDPDTVDDNLRQQAKQICYGIIYGMGAKSLGEQMGVEENDAACYIESFKARYKGINCFLKETVKKCIKDGYVQTLMGRRRYLPGITSTNPHVKAHAERQAVNTTVQGSAADIVKRATINIYRRLRKTYPKAPLSHQHTHAGTGSYPRRGAHLRGAYFVLQLHDELFYETTEENLIQVAQIVKREMESAVKLYVKLKAKVKTGPSWGNLQDLDI; encoded by the exons ATGAGTGCTCCTGGTCCTTCTCTGAAGAGAAAATGCTACATGGGACAGCACAAGATCAAGAAGAAAAAGTC CGATGAGCAAGCTCACGGTGACAGCTTGTTAAAGACAACCGATTATCTGTCAGGTAGAGGTGGCACAATG GGTGTTGCGCTCGGGGAGTCCACACTGGCTCTTGATGAAGAGATCCTGCATGTAATGCATACGGTCCACCCAGGGAATAATGCATCTGATGCACAGCAAAAGTTTCACGTTTCTACAGACGAAGAATTTCACAGCATCCAGGAAAATGTCTTGAAACAAAATGACAAGAAACCATCTAGGAGAGCCAACTGCAAAGAACTCGCTCAGCGACTTGAATTCTGTGAGGACTTCAAAGAATCACAGCAGCCTGCTGGGTGTCAGAAGAGCATAGATTCACCAACAGCTTCTGCATGCGTCAGAAAATATACAACACATCACCAAGGGGATGAAACATCCACTTT tGAGCAGAAGCTTTCTTGTAACAAGGACCAAAAAGGacttaaaaatgcaaatgcacgtCCGTCTCATGATGCTTCTGGGGACTACATTTTGTTCAGTCCCACACACATTGCTGCTGCTGCGAAGAGGTCCAAACTGCAGCAATCACCACAAAATCAGTCCGCCTCCGTGCTGACGGTTCCCAGCGGCTTAGAGCACTGTACTCTCAGTGACACCTTACCTCAGCCAG GCTTGGCCTTGTGTGTTCCTGACGCACAATCAGACAAGCTGTTGTTATCCAGTTGGGGGTTACCTACCCCAGTATTGGAGTGTTACCGCAAACACCGAGTAACACACATGTTTGACTGGCAGGCTCAGTGCCTCAGTCTTGGCCAGGTTCTGCAGGGTGGTAACCTGGTCTACTCTG ctcCAACTAGTGCTGGAAAGACTCTGGTGTCTGAATTGCTGATGCTGAAGCGTGTACTGGAGACTAAAAGAAAAGCTCTCTtaattttgccatttgtttCTGTGGCCAAAGAGAAGATGCACTACCTTCAG AGTGTATTTGAAGAGGCTGGCGTGCGTGTGGACGGCTTCATGGGAAGCACATCTGCTGCTGGTGGCTTTACTGCTGTGGATGTGGCTGTCTGCACTATAGAGAAGGCTAACTCTCTCATTAACAGGCTCATAGAGGAAGGCAACATGGATTTACTAG GAATGGTTGTGGTGGATGAGTTGCACATGGTTGGAGATTCCGGAAGAGGATATCTACTTGAACTTCTCTTGACAAAAATTCGCTATGTTGCACAGAAGCGCAATACTCCTGG ACAGATTCCATGTCCCGATAGGTCACTTTCTGAAGTGGTGCAGATCGTAGGTATGAGCGCCACTTTGCCCAACTTGTCCCTCCTGGCCGACTGGTTAGGCGCAGAGTTTTACCAGACCGACTACAGACCGGTACCCTTGCAGGAGCATCTAAAGGTGGGCTGCAGCATCTACGACAAGAGCCTCTCTGTGGTTCGGCAGTTTACTCCAGCACTCCCAATAAAG GGCGATGACGAGCACATAGTCAGCTTGTGTTATGAGACAGTACGGGAGGGTCATTCCGTGTTGCTGTTTTGCCCCTCCAAGAACTGGTGTGAGAAACTGGCTGACAGTATCGCCAGAGAGTTCTACAATCTTAAACATACTG AACGTGAGGGCGATTCAGAACCCCAACCAGTGTGCTTGGATCAGGAGGGACTCGTGGGTGTCATAGCCCAGTTGAGTCGGACTCCAGCAGGATTGGATCCCATTCTGAAGCGCACTGTTCCATGGGGCGTGGCATTTCACCATGCTG GTCTGACTTTTGACGAACGTGACGTGTTGGAGGGAGCGTTCCGTCAGGGCATGGTCAGAGTGTTGGCTGCCACCTCCACCCTCTCGTCGGGGGTCAACCTCCCCGCCCGCAGGGTCATCATCCGAACCCCGACCTTCAACGGACACTTGCTGGACCCGCTTACATACAAACAGATGGCTGGACGAGCAGGGAGGAAAGGAGTGGACACCACGG GTGAGAGTGTGCTGGTGTGTAAGGAGGCGGAGCGTCAGAAAGGTATTGGCCTCCTCACAGGTGCTCTCCAGCCAATCAGGAGCTGCTTGGTGAAAAGGGAGGGAGAAGGCGTCACCACCAGCATGCTGCGAGCCATTCTGGAG ATCATTGTGGGAGGAGTAGCCAAAACTCCACAGGATGTGAGGTTGTATGCCTCATGTTCACTTCTGGCTGCCAGCATGAAAAGTAACAGTAAAGAGGAGACGAAGGAAGAAAGCAACAAGGGGGCAATTGAGGCCTGTGTTGAATGGCTCATGGAAAATGAATTTATCAGTGTCCAAAAAGACGGACAAG AGGAGCAATACTGTCCCACTCAGCTCGGTGCTGCCACTCTATCGTCCTCCCTTTCGCCGACCGAGGCACTTGGAATATTTGCAGATCTCCAGCGAGCAATGAAGGGCTTTGTGCTGGAAAATGACCTGCACATTCTCTATCTg ATCACTCCATTGTATGCAGAATGGACCACAATAGATTGGTATCAATTCTTCTGTCTGTGGGAGCAGCTGTCCTCATCGATGAAGAGAGTGGCCGAGTTGGTGGGCGTCCAAGAGGGTTTCCTGGCCCGCTCAGTCGGGGGGAAACTTGTCGCCAAGACTGAGATGCAACGCAGACAAATGGCAATTCACAAAAG GTTCTTTACCACTCTCGTACTGCAGGATCTGGTGAAAGAGGTACCTTTGGGAGCAGTGGCATCCAAATACAACTGCAATCGAGGGCAGTTGCAGTCTCTCCAACAGTCCGCTGCCAAATATGCAG GTATGGTGACGGTGTTCTGCCGGCGTCTGGGCTGGGGCAACATGGAGCTGCTGCTGTCGCAGTACCAGATCAGGCTGAGCTTCGGCGTCCAGCGTGAGCTTGTGGACTTGGTAAGGGTTTCCCTTCTGACTGCGACAAGGGCCCGAGCGCTCTACGCGCAAGGCCTGCGCACCGTCGCCGAACTTGCCAGGGCTTCAGTCGCTGATGTGGAGAAAGCTCTGAGGAGCATTGTTCCGTTTAAGAG CTCCAAGCGTGCGGTGGATGAGAGCGAAATGGAGGCTGTGGAGCGACGGAACCTCCGCTGTGTGTGGGTGAGCGGCGGGCGGGCTCTGAccgagcaggaggcggccgatGCGATTGTATCGGAGGCAAAGCTCCTCCTTCAGGGAGACTTGGCACAGCTGGGCATTCAGTGGGACCCAGCGACTCTTCCCTCTGACGCTCCTGCTGTCCGTAGCCCACAAGAAGGTCAGACTGATGGTGTTAAAGGCCACCAAGAGGAAGATACTGTTCAGTTAAAGAAGGCGGACATGACGGTTATCAAGGCGAAAGTCGAGAAGCAAAACAAGAAAGACTTGAGTGCGAGAGAAAAGTGTAGTATGACAAAAGGAAATAATGAGCAGAGAAAGGAATCCAAGGCTGATGAAAAAGAAAGTGAAGATAAGCTGGAAAAGAAAGCACCAAGAAGCAAGGAGATGAATATATTAGTGCCGGAAGGAGTTTCAGTCAGAAAGGAAACACATCAGTCAAATGGTCCATTGAGAAGTATGACACAAGAATTGGCTGAGATTGTGTCCAGCCCGATGCTTCAACTCCAACAACCTCCTGAGCCGGATCTCCCCCTGATGCCTCTTCCTCGGTTGAGAGCGCCAAGTTCCAGGTTAAAAGAAGATCCAATTATTCACACAAAGACATCAGTTATTGATGATGCTTCAAGGCTTGTGGTATCACCGATGCAGCCAGGGAAATTGAAGCATTCAAGGATCCTCAACAAAGTACTTCAATCCATACAAACTGACAAAAAGCCGCAAGACTCAACCAGGCTGATGTCACATCATTTAAACGCCGTTGAGTTTGTACCTGGTCCTGCTCAAGACGCTCCAACCACACTTCCTCTGGATAAACAAGTAGACATGTCCGACTCGTCTCGTCCTGCCTTAGCTTCATTATTCACACCTGAGACCAAGCGAAGGCGGGAGGAGGATGCAGAGGCGGACTTCATTTCATCTCCAGATCTCTACTCAGGAGAGGATCCAAATGAAGAAGTACAGCAAGAGCTCAAACAGGGGGAAGAGATGTTTGGTGACAGTTTTGAATTGGACACTCAGACTGAAAGGATAATTGTCCAGACAGAATTAGAAAACAGCGATACAAATCATGGACATGTGCGGGATTTAAACGATGTTCAAGAGGAGGCAATGGCAGAAGCTGGTGTGCAGCAGGATAACAAAGATGGAAGTGCCGGAGTTGAAGCCCCGAACAGTAAACGCCCCCTGTTCAATATTTCTCTGACCGACAGCCAGATGGAGCTCATCCTTGACACCAGTCATCAg AATTCTGCTGACAATAACGACGATAATGCTGCTGCTGTGGAGGATCCAAACAGAAGCAGCAGCTTCTTGTTCGACAGCCTGTATGTGAACTCACTGAGCCCGCACCAGGCGGACGAAGACCGATCAGCCAACGAGGAGCAGCACAGCCAGCAAGCGAGGGGCATCCACCCCCGACTGTCCCCCCAGGAGAAACGTCGCAGTGAGCTCCTCGCCAACCAGGAGGCGGAGAAGCACGAAGCCATCCAGTGGGGTGAGTCCTCTTTCAACCTGTCAGAGTGGGGCGACTCTTTGCTGGTGGGCGAGCATTTTCTGGAGAGGCAGGAGGCCGGACGCCTGGAAGGTCACGTTCTTCCTGATGAGCACCTCACACCCGCACAAGTTGAGCAACAATGTTTACTACCCGAAACGAGCGAGGAAAGGCTGAGTGAGGAATGTAACAAGAAGGAACAGGAAGGTGAAATCATCTCTGTACCAgctgatgatgtcatttcaaAACAGTCCCTCGCACCTCAGATCACCTTGTATTGCAGTCCTGGTCTGCAGGAGATATTCGATTGCTGGCCCAGTATGTCTGATCAGCCTGTGCAAAACAGTCCATTGGGTCACATGGACAATAATAAGCAAATTCCTCCTTTATACTGTCAACAGGCTCCCAGAAAGTCTCCTCCTTCATTGCAAAACAGGAGAAAATGCCCGAAGCCTATCAATACAAACCCTGAGTCAGATTCTGTGCAGCCACAAACATCACGCGAGTCAACAGAGATTGGAACGCTGAGGGCGGGCTGTGCTGGAGACTTGATACCGCCCACTCAAGAGACACCATCTGTGACACCCAGAATAAAGCTCACCACTACGTCTATCCAGTCGCCTGTCACTCTCCAGCCGCTCAGTCAGTCGACACCCTCAGGCATTTTAcctgggaaacctccaaaatgtTGCACCAGTGTTCTGACAGGAGCTTTTTCCAAATCCAAAAATATGACACGTGAATCAGAGCAGCGTACCAAGGGAACATCCGGTTCCCGACACCAATCTCCCACAAACCCCAACCGAAGTCCTTCTCTAGACTGCTACGAGGGTTTCTCTCTTCAGCTCTCCCAAGATGCATCGCTCTCCTCCAGCAACTGTAGCGCATTCTCCATCATCGACGTTTCAAGTGACAAATATCTTTTCGACACGTTCGTCAAGGAGTGGAAAACCAAAGAACGCTACTCTCTGGCTTTGGCCTATGAAAGGGTCGAACATCAGCTGGAGACGGAAGAGGAAATAGGAGGGAAGCATAAAAGAG CACAACAGAAGCTCCAAGGTGCTGATGGTTTTCCTGTAAGAGGCAGTGATGGACTGCTGCTGATTGGACTGTCTGTCTGCTGGGGAGCAAGAGATGCATTCTACGTATCCTTCCAGCgaaagcagaacaaag GACTGAGTTTAAGTCTTGCCCCTCCGGATCTGGATGAGGGTTTGCCAGTGGGTGAGAGGCTCGAGCACGTGAAGGCCCTTCTCAGCCGGCCTTCAGCTGCCACGGTTGTCACGTATGACGTCATCCAGGTGTACAAGAAGCTGGTGCTGAGCTGCGGCATCAGCTTGGAGGGGAAATGTGAAGACCCCAAA GTGGCATGCTGGCTGATGGACCCCAGCACTGAGGCGAGGACTCTAGCCAACATGATCACCGTCTACTGTCCAGAAGAGCTCCCTCTGTTGGACGGCCTTGGGAATGCGCACGCCCACTGTCCCCGTGTGAGGGCGGCGACCACTAGTGTGCTCGTATACACCGTCATGAACCATCTCAACACTCTACTAGACAAAGACGGCATGCTTG AATCCTTCCGGAGCGTCGAGATGCCCTCGCAAGTGTGTCTGGCTCTGCTGGAACTCAACGGAATGGGCTTCAGTGTTGATGAGTGTGAGAGACAAAAGCATGTGATGCAAGCCAAACTGGCAGCGCTGGAATGTCAAGCGTACGAGCTGGCGGGGCACAACTTCTCCCTTACGTCTGTCGACGACATAGCGCAG ATTTTATTCTTAGAGCTCCATCTGCCTCCAAATGGTGACGTGGGAGCGTCAAAGAGCAAGAAGACCCTCGGATACACCCGCAGAGGTGGAGGTAGAGTTCGGCTCGGGAAGCAGTTCAGCACAACCAAG GATGTTCTGGAGAAGCTACGTCCTCTGCATCCGCTCCCAGGCGTGATTCTGGAGTGGAGGAGGATCACCAATGCTTTGACGAAAGTGGTGTTCCCGCTGCAAAGGGAGAAGCAGTACCACGCTACACTGGCCATGGATAGAATCTACCCCATAGCCCAGACGCACACGGCTACAG GTCGAGTGAGTTTTACAGAGCCTAACATACAGAACGTCCCCAAAGACTTTGACATTGACATGCCCACTGTGGTGGAAGAGAGCCCACCTTCACAAGATGGCCGCTACAAGAGCAAACATGG AAAGAAGAAACGTTCTTTGGCGACGTCGGTTCCCAACAGCGAGGCTGCCAATCGAGGCCCGTCTTTCTCCGTCAGCATGAGACACGCATTTGTACCTTTCTCAG GCGGGATGATATTGGCGGTGGATTACTCCCAGCTGGAGTTGAGGGTGCTGGCTCACCTGTCCAAAGATCAGCGTCTGCTGCAGGTGCTGAACGGGGGCGCGGACGTGTTTCGTTGCATCGCCGCCGAATGGAAAAGCGTCGACCCTGACACTGTCGACGACAACCTCAGACAGCAAGCCAAGCAG ATTTGCTACGGCATCATTTACGGGATGGGAGCCAAGTCTTTAGGGGAGCAGATGGGCGTGGAGGAGAACGATGCGGCCTGCTATATTGAGAGTTTCAAGGCTAGATACAAAG GGATTAACTGTTTTCTCAAAGAAACGGTGAAGAAGTGCATCAAGGATGGTTACGTTCAAACTCTGATGGGACGTCGCAGATACCTTCCTGGAATCACCAGCACAAATCCTCATGTCAAAGCACAC GCGGAGCGTCAGGCAGTGAACACAACTGTTCAAGGCTCAGCGGCAGACATCGTTAAACGCGCCACCATCAACATCTACAGGCGGCTGAGAAAAACATACCCGAAAGCTCCACTCTCTCACCAGCACACACACGCAG GAACGGGCAGTTATCCTCGGAGAGGTGCTCACTTGAGAGGCGCATATTTTGTCCTGCAGCTCCATGATGAACTCTTCTATGAAACTACAGAAGAGAATCTCATACAG GTGGCTCAGATAGTGAAGAGGGAGATGGAGTCGGCAGTAAAACTTTATGTGAAGCTAAaagccaaagtaaaaacaggtcCCAGCTGGGGCAATTTGCAGGACTTGGATATTTAA